In a single window of the Nicotiana tomentosiformis chromosome 8, ASM39032v3, whole genome shotgun sequence genome:
- the LOC104117010 gene encoding protein MODIFYING WALL LIGNIN-1: protein METHQFIYPILVFFVTALGLVSITLCIVAEFKKTKKKDLRFDGKLCYLPGSVAFELGIGALICLLMAQVIGNLLICRMFFSRDSWKAKKKPTLLINGFICALSWVSFVMAIILIGAASSMSKSQPLGEGWVDGECYIVKEGVYIISAILVFVTLSSTLVPFILKIRKKNQVEIRWQHTSTT from the exons ATGGAAACTCACCAATTCATATACCCAATTCTAGTCTTCTTTGTTACTGCCCTTGGCCTTGTCTCCATCACTCTATGCATAGTTGCTGAATTCAAGAAAACAAAG AAGAAAGATCTCAGGTTTGATGGGAAATTGTGTTACTTGCCTGGAAGTGTGGCTTTTGAATTGGGAATTGGAGCTTTAATTTGTTTATTAATGGCTCAAGTGATTGGGAACTTGTTGATATGCAGAATGTTCTTCTCAAGGGACAGTTGGAAAGCTAAGAAAAAACCCACCCTGCTTATTAATGGCTTCATTTGTGCTCTTTCATG GGTCAGCTTTGTAATGGCAATAATTTTAATAGGGGCAGCCAGTAGCATGAGCAAGAGTCAGCCACTGGGTGAAGGATGGGTTGATGGTGAATGTTACATAGTCAAAGAGGGTGTCTACATTATTTCAGCAATTTTGGTCTTTGTAACTTTGAGCTCAACACTTGTTCCCTTCATCttgaaaataaggaagaagaacCAAGTTGAAATAAGATGGCAACATACCTCAACAACATGA